In Parasegetibacter sp. NRK P23, a single genomic region encodes these proteins:
- a CDS encoding lantibiotic dehydratase gives MSYRFLPSLVLRTPLYGFKERGNMDYAALLHTEVFRKAIFLSSELLFEALHKKGFAYDTLSEKERHTVQKYANRASFRSTPFGMFAAVSLTSWQPASTASIVVARSPSLYVKPDFSILPGIAASLGYTNKAMELRINQSAFTGRNDIRFIRREFSELDARFALVAAPRNSLLRTLMRLAKRGISRLALAAAIRSETGASAEEVSDYIKELEAEQLLVSASAPNITGNDYTQELLPLLEQQQPVLKKILRELTENRHPSLAFLSATAAKLSAYTGQKPKSSFYCVAERKAIAGGLPMKYQQQIKEGLHCLQLLSSYTPSPDLEQFRKAFLAQYEREEVPLLEALDPQLGIGYGSFGEMGNQVLISSLGLDIAAARTAKKNQPKNLAALLMNEWMQQRKLTGLGEVAITNDHLKEISSENNSHPLPPSIAVMFRVVDGQVIIESAGGASALQMTGRFSCIPSIEAFAQEVARHEQEMNPGVVFAEIAHFCNVHAANINRRQHLRRYEIPVLTNSTLPGNRQIPLADLMISVVDNTVVLRSRKLGKPVIPRLASAYNYTKNSLPIFRFLCDVQSQQLTTSFSLSLSSAVPGLKFYPRVRYRSCIIHLAEWHLYEEELAPLANADPSNRIRLFRQLCAEIHLPRYVALTIHDNFIVYDLNLDAEVSALLIEIKPMRKVALKEFIYPQESLIKTEDGTELIGQYIATLILDEPSYKEIPLTENRKQPVTPKDTGNWLYFKVYCHPLSADGILLQHLLPIVEKSIRTGLVQQWFWLRYNDPEHHLRIRLKTERRNQGKVFELFNHCLHKLYLSKLVHRFQTDVYKRELERYSAALIVYVEALFHCSSNIVVRYLQKAAVAGYREEETVVEGVSFANRLLGYFGFSTEKETDFCKKNFEAFYQEHGGVKGFRTEAEKLYRTMQPALEEALVLNETMRDFDRVGQNVHFLLVKLSFSPPGGPDINSLAADIVHMHINRLFSSNQRYYEMLVYFMLYRHLTVRAFRQRPS, from the coding sequence ATGAGCTACAGATTTTTACCGTCGCTAGTGCTCCGGACGCCATTGTATGGTTTTAAGGAGCGTGGAAACATGGATTATGCCGCATTACTGCATACGGAGGTTTTCAGGAAGGCGATTTTTCTTTCGAGCGAGCTTCTTTTTGAAGCGCTGCACAAGAAAGGTTTTGCGTATGATACACTATCCGAAAAAGAGCGGCACACCGTACAGAAGTATGCGAACAGGGCATCGTTCCGCTCCACGCCCTTCGGTATGTTCGCGGCCGTATCGCTTACCTCCTGGCAACCGGCTTCAACTGCTTCAATTGTTGTAGCGCGTTCCCCTTCTCTATATGTGAAACCTGATTTTTCGATATTACCTGGTATTGCGGCGTCCCTGGGGTATACCAACAAGGCTATGGAATTGCGTATCAATCAGAGCGCATTTACAGGCAGGAACGATATCCGGTTTATCCGGCGCGAGTTTTCGGAGCTGGATGCGCGTTTCGCGCTGGTTGCCGCCCCCAGGAACAGCTTGCTTCGAACCCTTATGCGTTTGGCGAAGCGTGGTATTTCAAGGCTTGCACTGGCTGCTGCCATCAGGTCTGAAACCGGTGCTTCCGCTGAAGAAGTGAGCGACTATATAAAGGAGTTGGAAGCGGAGCAATTGCTGGTAAGCGCTTCCGCCCCTAATATTACTGGTAATGATTATACGCAGGAACTATTACCGCTTTTGGAGCAACAACAGCCTGTGTTAAAAAAAATATTGCGGGAGCTGACGGAAAACCGGCACCCTTCACTGGCTTTCCTGAGCGCGACGGCCGCGAAACTTTCAGCGTATACCGGTCAAAAGCCAAAATCCAGTTTTTATTGCGTGGCTGAACGGAAGGCAATTGCCGGCGGGCTCCCAATGAAGTACCAGCAGCAGATCAAGGAAGGATTGCATTGCCTGCAACTGCTTTCATCCTACACGCCCTCACCTGACCTGGAGCAGTTCCGCAAGGCTTTCCTCGCGCAATACGAGCGGGAAGAAGTACCGTTGCTGGAAGCGCTTGATCCGCAGTTGGGCATAGGTTATGGCAGTTTTGGAGAAATGGGCAACCAGGTCCTTATTTCTTCCCTCGGATTGGATATTGCCGCCGCACGTACAGCGAAGAAGAACCAGCCAAAGAACCTGGCGGCGTTGCTGATGAATGAGTGGATGCAGCAAAGAAAGCTGACCGGCCTGGGAGAAGTAGCAATAACGAATGACCATCTTAAAGAGATTTCCTCCGAAAATAATTCACATCCCTTGCCACCCAGTATTGCCGTCATGTTCCGCGTAGTAGATGGTCAGGTTATCATCGAAAGCGCCGGAGGTGCATCAGCCTTGCAAATGACCGGAAGATTTTCCTGTATTCCTTCCATAGAAGCATTTGCGCAAGAAGTGGCCCGCCATGAACAGGAGATGAACCCGGGGGTGGTATTCGCGGAGATCGCGCATTTCTGTAACGTACATGCCGCCAACATCAACAGGCGGCAACACCTGCGCAGGTATGAAATACCGGTGCTTACCAATTCCACCCTTCCGGGTAACCGGCAAATACCGCTTGCTGACCTTATGATTTCCGTAGTGGACAACACTGTTGTACTGCGTTCCAGGAAACTGGGGAAGCCCGTAATACCAAGACTTGCATCAGCATATAATTATACGAAAAACTCACTTCCTATCTTCCGGTTTCTCTGCGATGTTCAATCGCAACAGTTGACCACCAGCTTCAGTTTGTCCCTTTCATCGGCTGTTCCGGGTTTGAAGTTCTACCCGCGTGTGCGTTACAGGTCATGCATCATCCACCTTGCGGAGTGGCACCTGTACGAAGAAGAGCTGGCACCCCTTGCCAATGCTGATCCATCAAACAGGATTCGATTGTTCCGTCAGCTCTGTGCCGAAATTCATCTTCCAAGGTATGTCGCGCTTACCATCCATGATAATTTTATTGTGTATGATTTGAACCTTGATGCGGAAGTCAGCGCTTTGTTAATTGAAATAAAACCCATGCGGAAAGTTGCGTTAAAGGAATTCATCTACCCACAGGAATCGCTGATCAAAACGGAGGACGGAACCGAACTGATCGGGCAGTATATCGCCACACTTATCCTGGATGAACCTTCCTACAAGGAGATTCCGTTAACCGAAAACAGAAAGCAGCCCGTTACCCCAAAAGATACGGGCAACTGGCTCTATTTTAAAGTCTACTGCCACCCGCTTTCCGCTGATGGTATTTTGCTGCAGCACCTGCTGCCGATCGTAGAGAAAAGTATAAGGACCGGACTCGTTCAGCAGTGGTTCTGGTTGCGTTACAATGATCCTGAGCACCACCTGCGCATCCGTCTTAAAACAGAAAGACGGAACCAGGGAAAGGTATTTGAATTGTTCAATCATTGTTTGCACAAGCTTTACCTTTCCAAGCTGGTGCACCGTTTCCAAACGGATGTGTACAAGCGGGAACTGGAGCGCTATTCAGCAGCGCTGATCGTATATGTGGAAGCGCTGTTCCATTGTAGCAGCAACATTGTGGTAAGGTATCTTCAGAAAGCTGCCGTCGCGGGATACAGGGAAGAAGAGACGGTAGTGGAAGGCGTCAGTTTTGCCAACCGGTTATTGGGTTATTTCGGCTTCTCTACGGAAAAAGAAACAGATTTCTGTAAAAAGAACTTTGAGGCTTTTTACCAGGAACATGGTGGTGTTAAAGGATTCAGGACGGAAGCGGAAAAACTCTACCGGACCATGCAGCCCGCGCTGGAAGAAGCCCTGGTACTGAACGAGACCATGCGTGATTTTGACCGTGTGGGGCAGAATGTACATTTTCTTCTGGTTAAGCTGAGCTTCTCTCCACCCGGGGGGCCTGATATCAACAGCCTTGCGGCGGATATTGTCCACATGCACATCAACAGGTTGTTCAGCAGCAACCAGCGTTATTATGAAATGCTGGTTTACTTTATGCTGTACCGGCACCTCACCGTAAGGGCTTTCAGGCAGCGGCCATCATGA